The following are encoded together in the Synchiropus splendidus isolate RoL2022-P1 chromosome 7, RoL_Sspl_1.0, whole genome shotgun sequence genome:
- the kcnv2b gene encoding potassium voltage-gated channel subfamily V member 2 isoform X1 — translation MGSTSKVLSFWNRRQSLYPNYKVSDVDVARRSSEMVYPLAKESCVKTWNSMFELSRDIYDVFAEYDEEEDEGLLLGLSKLSPSKNYMININVGGQPYQIAYKMAAKYPKTRIGRLATYSDHNMKLDLCDDYIVTSNEFFFDRDPDIFHSIFNFYRTGVLWIKDELCPRNFLEEINYWGVRIKNTNRCCRISFEERQDELNEQLKIQRELEAEVEIEENEELFKDMWMGQKRRAIWNLMEKPFSSVKAKLMAVASSLFVLISLVAMTLNTVEEMQYRTPTGQLSGKTYWEHVESMCIAFFTMEYLLRLLSTPDLQSFSRSVLNTVDLIAILPQFLQAVLEFFDSEENYMKHEADMQAVGQVGKLGQVLRIMRLMRIFRILKLARHSTGLRAFGFTLRQCYQQVGCLFLFIAMGIFSFSAMVYTVEHDMPQTNFTSIPHAWWWAAVSISTVGYGDVYPETTLGRLFAFVCIAFGIILNGLPISILFNKFSDYYSKLKANQYTASLKKRGKVRFAKRTVRKLNHCFGCH, via the exons ATGGGGAGCACCAGCAAGGTGCTCAGCTTCTGGAACAGGAGACAAAGTCTCTACCCCAACTACAAGGTCTCCGACGTGGACGTCGCCCGCAGGTCCTCGGAGATGGTCTACCCTCTGGCGAAGGAGAGCTGCGTGAAGACGTGGAACTCCATGTTCGAGCTGAGCCGGGACATCTACGATGTCTTCGCCGAGTAcgacgaggaggaggacgagggccTCCTGCTGGGGTTGTCCAAGCTTTCGCCGTCCAAGAACTACATGATCAACATCAACGTCGGGGGGCAGCCCTACCAGATCGCCTACAAGATGGCCGCCAAGTATCCCAAGACCAGGATCGGACGCTTGGCCACCTACAGCGACCACAACATGAAGCTGGACTTGTGCGACGACTACATCGTGACCAGCAACGAGTTCTTCTTCGACCGCGACCCCGACATCTTTCACAGCATCTTCAACTTCTACCGCACGGGGGTCCTGTGGATCAAGGACGAGCTGTGCCCCCGGAACTTTCTGGAGGAGATCAACTACTGGGGCGTGAGGATCAAAAACACCAACCGCTGCTGCCGCATCTCCTTCGAGGAGCGGCAGGACGAGCTGAACGAGCAGCTGAAGATCCAGCGGGAGCTGGAGGCCGAGGTGGAGATCGAGGAGAACGAGGAGCTCTTCAAGGACATGTGGATGGGCCAGAAGCGGAGAGCAATCTGGAACCTCATGGAGAAGCCCTTTTCTTCTGTGAAGGCCAAGCTCATGGCCGTGGCCTCCAGCCTCTTCGTCCTGATCTCACTGGTGGCCATGACGCTGAACacggtggaggagatgcagtaCCGGACGCCCACCGGGCAGCTGAGTGGGAAGACCTACTGGGAACACGTGGAGTCCATGTGCATCGCCTTCTTCACCATGGAGTACCTGCTGCGCCTGCTCTCCACTCCGGACCTGCAGTCCTTCAGCAGGAGCGTGCTCAACACCGTGGACCTGATCGCCATCCTGCCGCAGTTCCTGCAGGCCGTCCTGGAGTTCTTCGACAGCGAGGAGAACTACATGAAGCACGAGGCCGACATGCAGGCGGTGGGGCAGGTGGGCAAGCTGGGCCAGGTGCTGAGGATCATGAGGCTGATGCGCATCTTCCGCATCCTGAAACTGGCTCGACACTCCACGGGTCTGCGAGCGTTCGGCTTCACGCTCCGCCAGTGCTACCAGCAGGTGGgctgcctcttcctcttcatcgccATGggcatcttcagcttctccgcCATGGTCTACACCGTGGAGCACGACATGCCGCAGACCAACTTCACCAGCATCCCTCACGCCTGGTGGTGGGCCGCT GTCAGCATCTCCACGGTGGGCTACGGCGACGTCTACCCCGAGACCACGCTGGGACGCCTCTTCGCCTTCGTCTGCATTGCGTTCGGAATCATCCTCAACGGTCTGCCCATCTCCATCCTCTTCAACAAGTTCTCCGACTACTACTCCAAGCTCAAGGCCAACCAGTACACAGCCTCCCTGAAGAAGAGGGGCAAGGTCAGATTCGCCAAGAGAACAGTCCGCAAGCTCAACCACTGCTTCGGCTGCCACTGA
- the kcnv2b gene encoding potassium voltage-gated channel subfamily V member 2 isoform X2: MGSTSKVLSFWNRRQSLYPNYKVSDVDVARRSSEMVYPLAKESCVKTWNSMFELSRDIYDVFAEYDEEEDEGLLLGLSKLSPSKNYMININVGGQPYQIAYKMAAKYPKTRIGRLATYSDHNMKLDLCDDYIVTSNEFFFDRDPDIFHSIFNFYRTGVLWIKDELCPRNFLEEINYWGVRIKNTNRCCRISFEERQDELNEQLKIQRELEAEVEIEENEELFKDMWMGQKRRAIWNLMEKPFSSVKAKLMAVASSLFVLISLVAMTLNTVEEMQYRTPTGQLSGKTYWEHVESMCIAFFTMEYLLRLLSTPDLQSFSRSVLNTVDLIAILPQFLQAVLEFFDSEENYMKHEADMQAVGQVGKLGQVLRIMRLMRIFRILKLARHSTGLRAFGFTLRQCYQQVGCLFLFIAMGIFSFSAMVYTVEHDMPQTNFTSIPHAWWWAACALSLGLALLTGPGFGDHNTTIDRSASPRWATATSTPRPRWDASSPSSALRSESSSTVCPSPSSSTSSPTTTPSSRPTSTQPP; the protein is encoded by the exons ATGGGGAGCACCAGCAAGGTGCTCAGCTTCTGGAACAGGAGACAAAGTCTCTACCCCAACTACAAGGTCTCCGACGTGGACGTCGCCCGCAGGTCCTCGGAGATGGTCTACCCTCTGGCGAAGGAGAGCTGCGTGAAGACGTGGAACTCCATGTTCGAGCTGAGCCGGGACATCTACGATGTCTTCGCCGAGTAcgacgaggaggaggacgagggccTCCTGCTGGGGTTGTCCAAGCTTTCGCCGTCCAAGAACTACATGATCAACATCAACGTCGGGGGGCAGCCCTACCAGATCGCCTACAAGATGGCCGCCAAGTATCCCAAGACCAGGATCGGACGCTTGGCCACCTACAGCGACCACAACATGAAGCTGGACTTGTGCGACGACTACATCGTGACCAGCAACGAGTTCTTCTTCGACCGCGACCCCGACATCTTTCACAGCATCTTCAACTTCTACCGCACGGGGGTCCTGTGGATCAAGGACGAGCTGTGCCCCCGGAACTTTCTGGAGGAGATCAACTACTGGGGCGTGAGGATCAAAAACACCAACCGCTGCTGCCGCATCTCCTTCGAGGAGCGGCAGGACGAGCTGAACGAGCAGCTGAAGATCCAGCGGGAGCTGGAGGCCGAGGTGGAGATCGAGGAGAACGAGGAGCTCTTCAAGGACATGTGGATGGGCCAGAAGCGGAGAGCAATCTGGAACCTCATGGAGAAGCCCTTTTCTTCTGTGAAGGCCAAGCTCATGGCCGTGGCCTCCAGCCTCTTCGTCCTGATCTCACTGGTGGCCATGACGCTGAACacggtggaggagatgcagtaCCGGACGCCCACCGGGCAGCTGAGTGGGAAGACCTACTGGGAACACGTGGAGTCCATGTGCATCGCCTTCTTCACCATGGAGTACCTGCTGCGCCTGCTCTCCACTCCGGACCTGCAGTCCTTCAGCAGGAGCGTGCTCAACACCGTGGACCTGATCGCCATCCTGCCGCAGTTCCTGCAGGCCGTCCTGGAGTTCTTCGACAGCGAGGAGAACTACATGAAGCACGAGGCCGACATGCAGGCGGTGGGGCAGGTGGGCAAGCTGGGCCAGGTGCTGAGGATCATGAGGCTGATGCGCATCTTCCGCATCCTGAAACTGGCTCGACACTCCACGGGTCTGCGAGCGTTCGGCTTCACGCTCCGCCAGTGCTACCAGCAGGTGGgctgcctcttcctcttcatcgccATGggcatcttcagcttctccgcCATGGTCTACACCGTGGAGCACGACATGCCGCAGACCAACTTCACCAGCATCCCTCACGCCTGGTGGTGGGCCGCT TGTgctctcagtcttggtcttgctctcctcactggaccaGGATTCGGTGACCACAACACGACTATAGACAG GTCAGCATCTCCACGGTGGGCTACGGCGACGTCTACCCCGAGACCACGCTGGGACGCCTCTTCGCCTTCGTCTGCATTGCGTTCGGAATCATCCTCAACGGTCTGCCCATCTCCATCCTCTTCAACAAGTTCTCCGACTACTACTCCAAGCTCAAGGCCAACCAGTACACAGCCTCCCTGA